One genomic region from Halomicrobium zhouii encodes:
- a CDS encoding nucleotide-binding protein — translation MVEAFAVASGKGGTGKTTSTLALGMALAESHDVTVVDADTGMANLLFHAGLSEAETTLHDVLSGDVPVEESCYERFGMTVVPCGTSLDGFRDADPAQLREVVAELAADTDVILLDSAAALSSRSAILPVVLADRVVVVLQPTIPSLSDGIKVQEYASSYGTGVAGLVFNKVRDDDAIGRIAEKSERYFDGPTLATVPASEAAREARRAGRPLLAHAPDSDAAAAFEEAAAAIEVRDGGSEAVADRFRSAVIPDPP, via the coding sequence ATGGTCGAGGCGTTCGCTGTGGCGAGCGGGAAAGGCGGGACGGGGAAGACGACGAGCACGCTCGCGCTCGGGATGGCGCTGGCGGAGTCCCACGACGTGACCGTCGTCGACGCCGACACGGGGATGGCGAACCTGCTCTTTCACGCCGGGCTCTCGGAGGCGGAGACGACGCTGCACGACGTGCTCTCCGGCGACGTGCCGGTCGAGGAGTCCTGTTACGAGCGGTTCGGAATGACAGTCGTCCCCTGTGGCACGAGCCTGGATGGATTCCGCGACGCAGACCCGGCGCAGTTGCGAGAGGTCGTCGCCGAACTCGCCGCCGACACCGACGTCATCCTGCTCGACTCCGCGGCGGCCCTGTCGAGTCGGTCCGCCATCTTGCCGGTCGTCCTGGCCGACCGGGTCGTCGTGGTGCTCCAGCCCACGATCCCGTCGCTGTCGGACGGGATCAAGGTCCAGGAGTACGCGAGTTCCTACGGCACCGGCGTCGCCGGGCTGGTGTTCAACAAGGTGCGGGACGACGACGCCATCGGTCGGATCGCCGAGAAGTCCGAGCGGTACTTCGACGGGCCGACGCTGGCGACGGTGCCGGCCAGCGAGGCCGCCCGCGAGGCCCGCCGGGCGGGCAGGCCGCTGCTGGCCCACGCCCCGGATTCGGACGCCGCGGCGGCGTTCGAGGAGGCGGCGGCTGCCATCGAGGTCCGCGACGGGGGCTCGGAGGCCGTGGCCGACCGCTTCCGTAGCGCCGTCATCCCGGACCCGCCATGA
- a CDS encoding mannonate dehydratase, whose protein sequence is MVRPALVLPPYPDERWELAKQMGVTDAVIHPLEIGDDKTQWTYDELRGLQNYLEGADLRFSVLEGSVPISDRIRLGLEGRDEDIEVFKEFLRHCGDLGIPVVCYDWMAGVRWARTEAHNELRGGSLATGYDNAKMQGGPAVEAAAKSHEDVFEALAYFLEEVVPVAEEAGVKLGLHPDDPPREELRGVPRVVTSVENYDRILDVYDSEYNGVTFCQGNFAAMGADIPEAIRHFGGKINFVHFRDVDGDADRFVETWHDEGPTDMHAAMEAYVEWVDDDVPIRPDHVPTMAGEDNSNPGYHTKGRLWAIGYMRGLLDSLE, encoded by the coding sequence ATGGTACGACCTGCACTCGTTTTGCCGCCGTATCCCGACGAGCGATGGGAACTCGCCAAACAGATGGGCGTCACCGACGCCGTCATCCACCCCCTGGAGATCGGCGACGACAAGACCCAGTGGACCTACGACGAACTCCGCGGGCTGCAAAACTACCTGGAGGGCGCCGACCTGCGCTTTTCCGTCCTGGAGGGGAGCGTCCCCATCTCGGACCGGATCCGCCTCGGACTGGAAGGCCGCGACGAGGACATCGAGGTGTTCAAGGAGTTCCTCCGGCACTGTGGCGACCTCGGAATTCCGGTCGTCTGCTACGACTGGATGGCCGGCGTCCGCTGGGCACGCACCGAGGCCCACAACGAGCTCCGGGGAGGCTCCCTCGCGACGGGCTACGACAACGCCAAGATGCAGGGCGGCCCCGCCGTCGAGGCGGCGGCAAAGAGTCACGAAGACGTCTTCGAGGCGCTGGCGTACTTCCTCGAAGAGGTCGTCCCCGTCGCCGAGGAGGCGGGCGTCAAACTCGGCCTGCACCCCGACGACCCGCCGCGCGAGGAACTGCGCGGCGTCCCCCGCGTCGTCACGAGCGTGGAGAACTACGACCGCATCCTCGACGTCTACGACAGCGAGTACAACGGCGTCACCTTCTGCCAGGGCAACTTCGCCGCGATGGGCGCGGACATCCCCGAAGCCATCCGCCACTTCGGCGGGAAGATCAACTTCGTCCACTTCCGCGACGTCGACGGCGACGCCGACCGCTTCGTCGAGACGTGGCACGACGAGGGACCGACCGACATGCACGCCGCGATGGAAGCTTACGTCGAATGGGTCGACGACGACGTCCCGATCCGACCCGACCACGTCCCGACGATGGCCGGCGAGGACAACTCGAATCCCGGCTACCACACGAAGGGTCGGCTGTGGGCCATCGGCTACATGCGCGGGCTCCTGGACTCGCTGGAGTAA